In Sciurus carolinensis chromosome 16, mSciCar1.2, whole genome shotgun sequence, the genomic window caatttgaattttccctttggagaaatgtctgtgttgttctttctcccttttatcatttggattatttcttggtgttcttgttgttgttgttgtaaactTTTTCAGTACTTTTTAGGGGTTTTTTTTTAGAACATTATGTAAACCTTTATtctaatatatatgaaaatttagatAAAACAGATAAATGTCTAGAAAAGTGTGTTGTATTGAAATGgtctcagaaagaaataaaaaatttgatgAGTTCTATAAACATTTAAGTTCAGTACTTTAAAGTCTACCACAAGCAAAATATCCAACCTATGTATTTTACTGGATATGTTGCATAAAATattcaagtataaaatatttctaatatttttatttgtacattttagctacacatgacagtagaatatattttgacatatacaaaCAAGGAGTTTAACTTCCCATTCTATTCATTGTACGTTATaaggagttacactggtcatgtattcaaatataaacataggaaagttaggtctgattcattctactatctttcccattcccaccccacTTCCATCCTCCCATTCCCCACTGTCCAATTCAGTGGCTTTGTGCTTTCTTTAAATTAATGCCCCATGAGACTAGCTTGCAAAGATGAGTATCCATTTATTATTAGTTCttttgccattcttttttttttctttttctttttttttttttttttttttttttgcagtgctggggattgaacccagggccttgtgcataccaggcaagcactctaccaactgagctatctccccagctcctattattatttcttaatgtaGAAGTTTCCAATATTATTTCTTACTAGACTATCAGAATGATATAACTAAACATCACACACAAAGATATATAATGGCTCCTTTATACTAATACGGTCTGCATTCTGACACTTCCTTGTGTTTTGACTATGTCCTAATTGCACTTGTGGATCAAGGTAGATGAGTAAAGAGCAGAACATCGTATAGGTGCATATAGTTCACACAGTTATGCAGATAAAAGGGAATCCTCCACCCCTTATCCAGGTGAAGTAGAGCCGGGATACTTTGGAGTCTCCTCTTATGAGAACAAAGGGACTGAGAGCAGAGAAAGCTATGTTGGTTAAGGCAGAGAAGTGCACCACCCACTGACTGGGATTTCCAGAAACACCCAAGCAAACCTGGAAGCTGCAGGAGAGAGTGTACAGTGACACAAAGGTGTTCACCAAAAGAAGGATGGTTGTGGTTGCTCTGGACTCAGGGGAGGATCTAGGGGAGGGACTGTTGCCACAGAGGTGTTGGAACCGCTGCTTCTGCCTGTATAGATTGATAACCATGGAGCCACTGGCCCAGGGCATGATCCCCAAACATAGCACATCAGGGAGGGACAGCAAGGCTGCATTTACTGTATGTACACTTTTTTCATAATCACTAGCAAAACAGTACCCAAATTCTTTCCTACTTGTCATATTAATATTACCCCTATTTGCAGTCACATGCATTGGAACAATGATATTGACCAGCAAGTGGAGGATCCAGCACAGAAATAGGGAAGTACCAGTGTACCTGGGAGCCTTCACTTTGAGCTCTGCCCACCTGGAGTCCCTGGGGCTGATGGTGATGGCCTGGAAGACACTCAAGAGGCAAGTGCTACTGAAGGACATACCCCTGCCCACCCTGTgaacatagaaaacaagtttgcATCCAAGGTCACTGATGAAATGTCTAAAGCCAAGAGCTGCCATGGACTGTGGGACTCCTCTGAAAAGAAGGAATAGGGAGTTGGCTGCAATCAGGTGCTTAATAATCAAATCTGTGCATCTCAACCTACATCCAGAGAAGTcaaggcagaggtaggaggaaaggagacagaaattccCCAGGATTCCACCCACAGTCAGGGTTAAGAAGATCATACCCATCATCAAATCCCCAGAGGCCATTCTGCCAGTTCTCACAGACTGATATTTATCTTCAGAGGCAGAGGATTCTGCATGAGGATAAGAGGAATGGGCTACATTGAAAATGTCAAATAACAGTCAATATGTCCACTTATTATTCTTCAGTTAAACATATTAAAGATTTTCCAATTATTGGACTtaaactgttttaattttctaagtaaaaattttatgtgtagaaataaaatgacacatGCTTTTTAAAAGGTTCCAACTTTAGGATGACAACCATTTCAAGtgtattattatgtatttatcaCTGATGTAAAGAGAAGACAAACTTTCATTCTTTATAATTCCTTTCATACTGCTACTAAAACATGAAGAAGATTTAAACTGAGTGATAAATGATTTATTTCCTCCCTGGATCAACAGTATGAGAATTGATAAAGTCCAACCTGATTAAAAGAGTGCATTGGACATAGTTGTGGTCTTTATACTAGTTACTTGTAACAAAGTCCATTCTGCCATAAATAGTCTCACATGAAGGAACCAATATTTGAGGATTTGTTGACTAAAACTAGTAAAACCTCCCAATTTTACCTACAGtgctattttattaaaaaatgttaccagactaggaaaatagaaataattaaaaggtGCATTAACAACCATGTTTCACCATCACAGCTAGTTAGTTGATTTCTTCCACT contains:
- the LOC124966213 gene encoding vomeronasal type-1 receptor 4-like, encoding MASGDLMMGMIFLTLTVGGILGNFCLLSSYLCLDFSGCRLRCTDLIIKHLIAANSLFLLFRGVPQSMAALGFRHFISDLGCKLVFYVHRVGRGMSFSSTCLLSVFQAITISPRDSRWAELKVKAPRYTGTSLFLCWILHLLVNIIVPMHVTANRGNINMTSRKEFGYCFASDYEKSVHTVNAALLSLPDVLCLGIMPWASGSMVINLYRQKQRFQHLCGNSPSPRSSPESRATTTILLLVNTFVSLYTLSCSFQVCLGVSGNPSQWVVHFSALTNIAFSALSPFVLIRGDSKVSRLYFTWIRGGGFPFICITV